DNA from Brassica napus cultivar Da-Ae chromosome C4, Da-Ae, whole genome shotgun sequence:
GACTGAGGTGACCAAAGATTGTTCATGCTCACCTCTGGTCATCACCATGTAGTCCTTGTTATAGTCCTCTTTCTAATGTCAAGTTGTCATGGTAAATTTAAGCATGGCTCTCCGTGATACTATGGAAATCAGAAGTAGCGACTGAACAAGGAACAATAATCAATGATCAAAAATAGTGTTTTGTTGATTAACGGAGCAGGAAATACAACTTATAAGCCAAAAAACCCATGTTCTAGTTTTTGTTGCTAAAATTGAAGTGTAGAATAATCGATCCAACtcttctaaaatttataaaccccTTTTATATGTTCAAGTAGTTGGAAATTAGGTTAGATTTTTACATATCCTAAAATATGGAAATATCTAAACTTAGTAAAAGTATTTCATTTTACCTGGAGGTAGAAAGAAAACTTAGTCCAAAAGCCAGAAATGAAATACCATTAACTTCTCTAGTTAGTTCTGAAAGTATTATCACTCATTTTTAAGAATACTAGTATGATACAAAAATcggtattataaatttataatatactcATACCATTTGGGTGACCCACTTTCCTTTAACAAAATCCAACAaatcaacaaacaaaagaaGTTTACATTTGATGAGTATAGCATTTTCTTTATCTCGTATTATCTCAGACGATAGGAAGCAATCCATCTAGTCATGGAACTGAATTATCATCAAAGACAACAAAAATCAATAATCCACCTTATAAATTTGCAGTTCCACTTTCTTGCACACTTTAATTTTAAGTTCTTAGTGATTGGTTTCATAATTTCGGGTAGCAACTTGtccatatatatatcttttatctaagctttatataaatgaataaaaactcGGAAAGCTCAATTTCAACCTCAGGAAACAGAAAcacaaaaaagaatataaaagtaaagaaataacaaagcaaaagcaaaagagAGTGGTAAGGCTCCACACTCaaactcttcactctcactccTCTCTCTTACCGCTTGCATTGCAATGGCTCTCTATCTCCAATCTCTCTCCATCATCCTCTTTCTCCTCCTCCCCTCCTCCACCGCGATGTGGTGCGTTGCTCGGTTTGATGTTACGAGCCAAGCGCTTCAGTCAGCTCTAGACTACGCATGCGCCGCTGGAGCGGACTGTGCTCCAATCCAGTCCACTGGTTTATGTTTCCTCCCAAACACCATTCAGGCTCACGCATCTTACGCTTTCAACAGCTATTTTCAGCGTAGAGCCATGGCTCCTGGTTCCTGCAACTTTGCCGGCACCTCCACCATCGCCAAAACTGATCCAAGTATGTTCTCATGTATTTAATTCCGGTTGTATCTATGTTAGTTGACCTCAGTttgttgatttttgtttcagAATTTGTATCATTTATGCTTTATACCTTTTTGGCTTGGTTGAATAAGTTTGCAAATtgattgttttgggttttaacTTGGTTTATTCTTGTGTAGGTTATGGATCATGCGTGTACCCAAATTCTTTGAGGTAATTTTATGCGATGTCTTCATTTTGCTGCATATTACATCTGTACCCCAGTTAAATTAAGGTTTATACGCATTTTTAAATCGATAAGTTTTGATGTCTCAATGTTTAcagttttctgtttgaaatATAAGTGTTTAGACTGATTTGAATATAATTTCATTAAATATTCGCTGCTATGCGACCATGAGATTAACTAACATAAAATTCTTACCGTCagtataagcaaaaaaaaaaaaaacattttctcgtcccctagtttttttttaaaatattctactGCACGATTTTTTCATTGATTTGACCGATAATATGTGAATCTATTTCATGTGTCGTACTATTTG
Protein-coding regions in this window:
- the LOC106426978 gene encoding PLASMODESMATA CALLOSE-BINDING PROTEIN 3-like: MALYLQSLSIILFLLLPSSTAMWCVARFDVTSQALQSALDYACAAGADCAPIQSTGLCFLPNTIQAHASYAFNSYFQRRAMAPGSCNFAGTSTIAKTDPSYGSCVYPNSLSNAGGSASTTTVGGTPTATAGNIPVTSLRPPSGTTASPFGIGGNGLIPPGITNTDESGAYINTSTVSVVLLVVSVLWFI